A region of Chloroflexota bacterium DNA encodes the following proteins:
- a CDS encoding copper homeostasis protein CutC: MTVEICIDSVASALAAQAGGAQRVELCDNLMEGGTTPSAGTITVVRAQVQIGLQVMIRPRGGDFCYSDLEFAVMRHDIATAKSLGVDGIVLGLLTPDGRVDAARTRELIAAARPLNVTFHRAFDVARDPREALETLVELDVDRVLTSGQEPTAYEGIDLIAELVRQAAGRISIVAGGGIHERNAGKIVAQTGVREIHFTGRRTVPSAMQYRNERVFMGGELRPPEFDRSIANAERIARIIGAARG, translated from the coding sequence CTGACCGTTGAAATCTGCATCGACAGCGTTGCGTCGGCGCTGGCCGCGCAGGCCGGCGGCGCGCAACGCGTCGAGCTATGTGACAACCTGATGGAGGGCGGCACGACGCCGAGCGCCGGCACGATCACCGTCGTACGCGCCCAGGTGCAGATCGGCCTGCAGGTCATGATCCGGCCGCGCGGCGGCGACTTCTGCTACAGCGACCTTGAATTCGCCGTGATGCGTCACGACATCGCCACTGCGAAGTCGCTCGGCGTGGATGGCATCGTCCTTGGCCTGCTCACGCCGGATGGCCGCGTGGACGCCGCGCGCACCCGCGAACTGATCGCGGCGGCGCGGCCGCTCAACGTCACCTTCCACCGCGCCTTTGACGTGGCGCGCGACCCGCGCGAGGCGCTGGAGACGCTAGTCGAGCTCGACGTCGATCGCGTGCTCACCTCCGGGCAGGAACCGACCGCCTACGAAGGCATCGACCTGATCGCGGAGCTGGTCAGGCAGGCCGCCGGGCGGATCAGCATCGTGGCAGGCGGCGGTATACACGAGCGCAACGCGGGCAAGATCGTCGCGCAGACCGGCGTGCGTGAGATCCACTTCACCGGGCGGCGCACGGTGCCGAGCGCCATGCAGTACCGCAACGAGCGCGTATTCATGGGGGGCGAGTTGCGCCCGCCCGAATTCGACCGCAGCATCGCCAACGCCGAGCGCATCGCGCGCATCATCGGCGCGGCGCGCGGCTGA